Within the Mucilaginibacter sp. CSA2-8R genome, the region GGTGCCTGCTTTGGTAGCAGCATTTCGGGCCAGCGTACGTGCTAACGTGTCGCGCTTATCTAACTTTAATATAGCCAGATTGTTTTTAAATCCCTCCAGCAAATGCTCCAATAATTGATGCTCGCTCCCCTGGTTAACATCGGCCGGAATGCCATCAACCACCACCGTATTTTTCCCAAATTCGCGAATGTCAAAACCAAGCGCTTTAATGTCCGGAAGTAATTCTTTGAGCAGTGCAAAGTCGCTGCCGTTTAATGTAACCGTTTGTGGGAATAAGCTTTGCTGGCTGGTACCCGAATGGTTTTGCAATTGCTGCAAAAAACGTTCATATAATATACGCTCGTGTGCTGCCTGCTGGTTAATAAGCATAAAGCCCGATTTAATCTGCGAAAGTATGTACCGGTTATGAATTTGAAACAGCTGCCTCTCGCTGGGTTTGCTTACAGCTTCGCTGTTTACCTCAAAACTATGGTCGGGCAGTATTTCGGTTTGATGCTGTTCTTTTTCCTGTTTACTTATTTCATATAAGGTTTCCCAGTTTTGCGGTATACCGGCTTTATATGGGTTGTTAAACTCCTGGTAACTGCTGCTTTGCCTTACGACAGGCTTTTTTTCGTCGGTATCAAACGGATTAAAATTCGGGTTAAAGGTGATGCCCGGCGGGGTAATTTGCTCCAGAGGCTTGTGGGTAATCAGATGTTCTATGCTGTTTTCCTGGTCAAAATCAAGCGTAGGTGTAATGTTGTAACGACCCAGTGAACGTTTTACAGCCGACCGGATGATGGCGTAAATCGCCTTTTCGTCCTGGTATTTGATTTCTGTTTTGGTAGGATGTACATTGATGTCAATTTTGCTCGGATCAATATCAATAAACAATACATACAATGGGTAAGTATCTTCGGGCAGTAATTCCTCAAAAGCCGTCATTACTGCATGGTTCAGGTAATTGTCGCGTATAAAACGGTTGTTTACAAAAAAGAACTGCTCGCCGCGGGTACGCTTGGCAAACTCGGGTTTGCCCACAAAGCCACGCAGTTTAATAATAGTCGTATCTTCTTCAACCGGAACCAAACGTTGGTTGTAGCTGTTGCCAAACAGATGCATAATACGTTGCTTTAGCTGCGCAGCAGGCAAGTGGTAAACTTCCTGCCCCTCATGATGCATCGTAAAAAATATTTGCGGATGGGCAAGCGCCACGCGCTGAAACTCATCAATAATATGGCGAAGCTCAACCGGGTTGCTTTTTAAAAAGTTACGCCGGGCAGGAGTGTTATAAAAAAGGTTTTTAACCGATATAGATGTGCCGCCGCTGGTAGCACAGGCATCCTGGCTGATTACTTCTGAGCCTTCGATGCAAATGCAGGTGCCCAGTTCGTCCTCGTGCCGCCGGGTTTTCATCTCCACCTGGGCAATAGCCGCAATAGATGCCATGGCTTCGCCTCTAAAACCCATAGTGCGTATGGCAAATAAATCGTCGGCTTTACGGATCTTGGAGGTAGCATGGCGCTCAAAACACATCCGCGCATCAGTAATGCTCATACCGCAGCCATTATCAATCACCTGGATAAGTGCTTTGCCGGCATCTTTTAAAATAAGCTGGATTTTATCTGCGCCGGAATCGATAGCATTTTCCACCAGTTCTTTTACCGCCGAGGCCGGCCGTTGCACTACTTCGCCTGCGGCAATCTGGTTGGCTACGGCATCCGGTAAAAGCTGAATAATATCTGACATCAAAAAAATCCCTCCAATTTCAGGGCCTAAATTAAAAATTTGCCGGCATAACTTTACCTTTGAAACGTTGTATATATAAATCCCCGCTTAATCCTCCCAGAGCAAGGGGTTTTTATAATCAGGTTATAGTAGGCTGCTTTTTTAGCGGCGGGGAGGTATAAGATGCAGTTATGAGAAAAATATGGCCCGTGCTTTTACTGGCACTTTTTACGGCTTGTAAGCAAAAAGAATATAATGCCGACTTGCTGATTAAAAACGCCGTTGTTTACACGGTTGACAGTAGTTTTACCAAGGCACAGGCTTTTGTAGTAAACGCCGGTAAAATAGTAGCCGTTGGTAAAGCCGATAGTTTAGAAAAAATATATACCGCACGTGAGACAGTTGATGCGCAAGGCAAAGCTGTTTATCCGGGCTTTATTGATGCGCATACTCACTTTTACCGTTATGGCTTAGGCTTACAAGAGGTAAACCTGGAAAACACTAAAAGTTGGGACGAGATTATCGACTCGGTGCAAGCCTATGCCGGACGCTCTGAAGAAGGCTGGATTATTGGCCGTGGCTGGGATCAAAACGACTGGGCAAAAAAGCAGTTTCCGGATAAAGCTAAACTGGACTCGCTCTTTCCGGTAAGACCAGTGGTATTAAACCGGGTAGATGGCCATGCTGTAATTGCCAACCAGGCCGCCCTGAATATTGCGGGTATTAAAGCCGGGCAAAAAATTGAAGGCGGACAAATTCAAACGGTTAACAATAAACTTACCGGTATATTGGTAGATAATGCAGTTGACCTGGTTACCCATAAAATACCACAACCTAATGATGCACAAGTACAGGCAGCTTTGTTGGATGCACAACGCAACTGCTTTGCGGTAGGCTTAACCACGGTAGATGATTGCGGTCTGGATTATCCGATGATTAATACCATTAACGAACTGCAGCATAAAAAAGCGTTAAAGATGCGCATGTACGTGATGCTGTCTGATAATGAAGAGAACATTAAATACCTGTTTAATCGTGGGGCTTACAAAACACCGGGCCTAAATGTCAGGTCATTTAAAGTATATGCCGATGGTGCATTAGGCTCAAGAGGGGCTTGTTTATTACATGATTACAGTGACCAAAAAGGCTGGAAAGGCTTTTTACTGAGCAGTCAAAAGCATTTTGAGGAGGTGGCTCAGCGCATTGCATCTAAAGGCTTCCAGATGTGTACCCATGCCATCGGCGATTCGGCTAATCGGGTAATCTTGAAAATATATGCTGGCGTTTTGCAAGGCAAAAACGACCGCCGGTGGCGTATTGAACATGCGCAGGTGATTGATACCGCCGACTTTAAATATTTTGGCCAAAATAATGTCGTGCCTTCCGTACAGCCTACTCATGCTACCTCAGATATGTCGTGGGCCGGCGAGCGTTTGGGGGCACAGCGTTTAAAAACATCCTACGCGTATAAGCAATTGCTGCAACAAAACGGCTGGCTGCCTTTGGGTACCGATTTCCCGGTAGAAAATATCAACCCGCTGTATACCTTTTACGCTGCTACCGAACGTAAAGATTTGAAAGGGTTTCCGGCTAACGGCTTCCAGATGGAAAATGCCTTAAAAAGAATCGAAGCATTACGTGGTATGACCATTTGGGCAGCACGTGCTAATTTTGAGGAGAAAGAAAAAGGAAGTATCGAGGTAGGTAAATATGCAGACTTTGTTATCCTCGACCAGGATTTGATGAAGGCCAAAGGTGCCAACCTGCCGCATATCAAAGTGTTAAAGACCTATGTAAACGGCGAAAAGGTGTATGAAAAAAAGTAAGTACGGTTGGTTTACCGTTGTTATATCGGGTTTTATATTATTAAGTACGGCTTGCGCACAGCAGCCCCCATTGCTCACCTTACCTGCCGGCCCGGCCTACGTTACTGAAGAAGCACTGACAGAACAGTCGACTGTGCTGTTAAATAACGAACAAAACCTGGTTCCGTTGCAGGATTTGGATAAGAGCACTGTAGCAAGCGTTAGGTTTACCAATGCCTACGCACCGGTGTTTGACAGTTTACTGAACAAATACACGCATGTGCAAACCTTTAACGGGTTAACTTATAAATCGATTGATAAGCTGACGGATGATCTGAAGCTTTATAATACCATCGTATTACAGCTTACCGATATTGATTTAAACAATACTCAACTGATCAATTTTATTACCATGAATGATAAGCTTAAAAAGCTGGTGGTAGTTTATTGGGGAAGCGGTATTGCTTTAAGTAAACTGGATGCCGTAACTACACCGGTTATCTGGTGTTCACGTATCTCGGCGGTGGCAGCGGCTTATGCAGCACAGGCTGTTTTTGGCGGCGTTGCTATTACGCATAAACTTCAAAAAGGTGTTTCATCAAAATACACTTTGGGCTCTGGCTTTCTTACAGCTAAAACCCGTTTACAATATACTGTCCCCGAGGCAGCAGGCATAAAAGCCGACAATTTATCAGCTATTGATATTATTGCCCGCGAAGCAGTTAACGATCAGGCTACCCCCGGTTTTGTAGTGTTGGTAGCTAAAGATGGTAAAGTGATTTTTAATAAGGCTTATGGCTATCATACTTATGATAAAACGCAGCCCGATAAAATAACTGATATTTTTGATATTGCTTCGGTAACCAAAATATCTGCCACTACTATGGAGGTGATGAAGCTGGTAGAACAAAATAAGCTCAACCTCGACTCTACCGTGGGCAGTTATGTGGCATTAGCCCGTAATACCAATAAGAACAATATTAAGGTACGCGACCTGATGCTGCACCAGGCCGGACTAATTCCTTACATTCCGTTTTACGAGCGTATTAAAGTTGGCGATCATAGTTCTGATTCGTCTGCTGCTTATCCTACTAAAGTAGCCGATGGGTATTATATGCGTAAAGACTATTTTAAGGATGTAATGTGGCCGCAAATGCTTAACTCGCCGCTACGTGCCCGCGGGGTATACGTTTACAGCGACTTGAGCATGTATTTTATGAAAGAAGTTGTAGAAACTGTAACGGCCACGCCGCTCAACACTTACGTGCAGGATAACTTCTATAATCCGCTGGGCATGCAAACTGCCGGTTTTTTACCTCGTAACCGTTTCAGCAAAGACCAAATCATCCCTACCGAAAACGATACTTATTTCAGGCATACGCTACTAACAGGTTATGTGCACGATCAGGGCGCAGCCATGGTAGGCGGCGTTTCGGGCCATGCCGGTTTGTTTGCCTCGGCTAATGATCTGGGCATCCTGTTCCAGATGATGCTGAACAAAGGTACGTATGGCGGCATCCAGTATTTTAAACCCGAAACCGTACAAGAGTTCACAGCCAAGCAATCGGCTGTAAGTCGTCGTGGTTTAGGTTTCGACCGTTGGGATCCGGTTTTGAGCAAGCATTACCCGTCGGCCCTGGCGTCACCGCAAACATATGGGCATACGGGTTATACCGGCACCTGCATTTGGGTAGACCCGCAATATAATCTGGTTTATATATTTTTGTCAAACAGGGTATACCCTAAAGACTCGCAATTACTAGTAAGCCGTCGTATCCGCCCGCGTATCCAGGATGTGGTTTACGAGGCCATTGCCAAAGGCTTGCAGCCATAATTTTACAGTTTAAGATTAGTTTGGTTTATATGGTTGCATATTAGTAACTTACAGATGTTATCAGCCTGTAAAATCTTATGCAAAGCTTAAATATACCCCAAGGCCATCAGCAGGTGATGCCTTACCTTATTGTAAAAAATGCCGCCGGCTTTTTCCATTTTATGCAAGCGGTTTTTGGCGCTACCGAAAAAATGAAGGTTATGCGCGATGAGTATACTATTATACACGCCGAAATGGAACTGGGCAGCAGCATCATTATGTTTACCGATGCTACCAACGAGTTTCCGGTGCAAACAGCTGGTTTGTTTATTTATGTTGACGACTGCGACGCTGTTTATTTGAAAGCGCTTGGCCTGCAAGCAAAAAGCATTATGCCACCCGCCAATCAAGATTACGGTCGCAGTGCAGGCATTTCAGATCCTTACGGCAATACGTGGTGGGTAACCTCGGTTAAATAAAGTATGAAGTTTTAGTTTATCGCATAAACCAGTGGAGGTAACCGCAACTGCTGCATGCAAAACAGGTTGCTGTGGCGTCTGTCCATTCTAAATTGAACATGGTTCGTGCTGGGCTCTGCAACTGCTCTTTACGGGTGTAAAAGCTTTCGTTTTTGCAAAACATGCAAACTAATTTAATACCGTCAATTTCGTATTGCTTAGGTTTTTCGGCCGAAAATAGTCCCATAGGTGTTTGTTTGTGACAGGTACAATATAGTGTTATTTTACAGCTTTGTAATATTTATGATAGAGAGTAGATAAAGGCACTGTTGCGTCGCTAAACTTTACACGGGTTTAACACATTTGCCGCAAAATGCTGTTAAACTTGCTGGCGTGAAACCACCGCAATGTTTGGTAGCTTCATTCAAACTTAAATCTAATTCATTTACATGAAAATTGGCATAGTTTGCTATCCAACCTTTGGGGGTAGCGGTGTTGTAGCTACCGAATTGGGCAAAGGCCTGGCCGATCGCGGTCACCAGGTGCATTTTGTGACCTATAACCAACCGGTACGCCTCGATTTTTTTTCCGAAAACTTATTTTACCATGAGGTTGCCGTAAGCAAATACCCTTTGTTTGAATACCCGCCTTATGAGTTGGCGTTGGCCAGCCGCCTGGTTGATGTGGTAAGGTTTGAAAAGCTGGACGTATTGCACGTACATTATGCCATCCCTCATGCTTCTGCGGCTTTTATGGCCAAGCAAATCCTGGCTACTTACGGCATTCATATCCCGGTTATTACTACGCTGCATGGTACTGATATTACTTTAGTGGGTAATGACCGTACTTATAAGCCCGTGGTTACCTTTTCAATTAATCAAAGTGATGGGGTAACGTCTGTTTCTGAACATTTAAAAAAGGATACTTACCGCTATTTCGAAATCACAAAAGATATTAAGGTAATTACCAATTTTATCGATCTGAGCCGGTTTAACCATACACCTAAAGAGCATTTTAAAAAGGCCATTGCGCCTGAAGGCGAAAAAATTCTGGTACACACTTCTAACTTCAGACGGGTAAAACGTACACCCGATGTGATCCGGATTTTTGCTAAAGTGAATGAACGAATTCCTTCAAAACTATTAATGGTGGGTGATGGGCAGGACCGGCCGGAGTGTGAACAATTGGCGCGTGACCTGAGTGTGAGCCATAACGTACGCTTTTTGGGCAAGCAGGATGCGGTAGAAGAAATTATGTCGGTATCCGATTTGTTTTTGATGCCGTCGCAGTCAGAAAGTTTTGGTTTGGCAGCATTAGAGGCCATGGCCTGCCGTGTGCCCGTCATCAGCAGTAATGCCGGCGGATTGCCCGAACTGAATGTAGAAGGCTACACCGGTTTTTTGCGTGATGTAACCGACTTAGATGGTATGGCCGACCAGGCCGTTTATATTTTAGAGGACGAAGATCGCCTGAATACATTTAAGGAGAATGCGCTTAATCATGCACGTAAGTTTGACTTAGCCACTATTTTGCCGCAATACGAGAGTTTTTATATGGATGTGATTGCCAAAAGCAATCTGTTTAACACGATAGACTGATACTCAAAACAAGTACTGCAAACAAGCTTGGCAGGATTTATGTTTACGGGTAACAACATCTATACTTAACATATGAAACGAATTTTGGAGATTATTGCGATGGCCGTAGTTATTGGCCTCACTGTGGTGGGTTGTTCAACCCAAAATGCTGCTACCGGTGTATCTAATGTTGGCCGTGGTAAATTTACCGGCACCTGGACGTTAAACAATGTAAGCTACGACGGGCTGGTAGAAAGTGCAGTATCCAATGTATTTGACCAAGCTAAACCCTCTGCATTTGTAGGCAGTACCTGGAAGTTAACTAACAGCGGTAACGGTATTTATACTTTAACTAACGGAACATCACAAACTATTTACTGGTCGGTTAACAACGCTGATGCTAACGGACAAATGTTTCAGTTTAAAAAGATTTATGAGGGCGATAAGGCCAAAAATGTACAGCAAGGCTACCAACTAATGGTAAGCAGCAACGATGGAAACAATATGATCCTGAAATCGCCGGTAAACATAGGTAGCGGCACTGGGTATGTTGTTTACTCCTTCAGTAAACAATAATTAAACCTGTGATTTGGCAATCAGAAGTTATTGCCAAGTGCCAGAATAATAAAGCTAATTAAAAAGGGCTGTATCATTATGCATGATATAGCCCTTTTTAATTAATGTTATTTTTGAATAATACTATCACTGTTAATTTCTGCAATACCGGGGTTTAAAAAATCTTTTTACCGGATATAAATATAACTATGCTTAAGAAGATGCACATTGTGGCAACGCGGTAATGTATCCGGTGCCAAACATTAATAATGGACTTTAATCAATATTCAGGGTAATAACTTTAGCCAACGTCATTGTCAACAATAAGCAGCCGGTGCAAAATGTTAAGTATTCAATTAGGAGGTAGGAGCGAATACCATTTTCGTGATGCTTGTTTAGTTACTTAATAATGGCAGTTGCTATTAGCGCCGGGCTTAGTATAGGAGTTTTGCTTGTTACCTTTACTGCAGCGCTTTTAGTTATCATGGGAAAGTGAAATTGAACAATATGGGGTTGGTTAAAGGTATTACATTGCTATAATTTGGGCTCCAAGTTTATGTTTGCTGCATTTACTTTTGCTCTTGCTTACAAGTACTAACAAGCTCCAGGAAATTAATATTCAAAAATTTAAAACAATGTTTTTTTATTCCTGAAAATTTCCTATTATTGCAGTCCGATTTTTAGGGGCTAAAAATCGCATTAAGAGCTTAAAATCATGGATTTAGTAAAATTTGTTGAAGAGCAGTCAGTTGAAAAAAAGCAAGTTCCTGAATTTAAATCAGGCGACACTGTAACTGTACACTATAAAATCAGAGAAGGTAACAAAGAGCGTGTGCAGCTATACCAAGGTGTAGTTATTCAACGTAACAGCGCTGGCAGCACTGAAACCTTTACCGTACGTAAAGTATCTAACGGTATTGGTGTTGAGCGTATTTTTCCTGTTAACTCTCCAAACATTGACAAAATTGAGGTAAACAGCCGCGGTAAAGTACGTCGTGCAAAATTATTCTATCTGCGCGAACTTACCGGTAAAGCTGCTCGTATCAAATCAAAACGCGTTTAAGTTTTAGCTGGTACTTGCCTTAAGGTATTATATAAATCCCGGTAACTGATAAGGTACCGGGATTTTTGTGCTTAATATTTAGTGCTCGTATTTTCGTTTCAGCCAACCCTCAGGCACGGGTATAATACAAATATTCATGGATTTACCATCGGCAGAAAGCATGGCCGACTGTATTTCGATGCGGGTTCCGTCGGGACTAAATGTAGGGTGCGGATGATCGGCCGCTGTTGCTTTATGCCCGGTCGAGAGCATGATCATTTCGCGGGTATGCCGGTCAATGAGATAGATACTACGCGAAAAATCGTCGCCAACAGCCCAGCGTCCGTCTTTTGATCCGCCTACATGCCATAAGCCGCTGCCGCTTGGTGTTTGTCCGGCAATGGTCATCTCGCGGGTACGTAAATTAACAATACCCAATCCGGTTGGCTTTTCGCGGGTGCCTGATGGTCCCCAGTCACTTTCCTGGCCGGGATTAGCACCTCCAACCGCCGTACCGGGAAGGACATTGCCCTCTGTACCTGGTATTTTACGGTGGCCCATTATAGCAATAGCTACTTCGTCGGGGGTAATAACGGCCTCGTGCGTTACCCATTCGTAAGGTGCTTCCGGGTATAACGGCCGCAAGCCGGTACCATCGGCTTTTACTGTCCAGGTGCGTTGTGGCGATTTACCACCGGTTTCCCAGCAAAAAATAATCTCACTAGGTACCCAGGGGTTTACTTGGATGTGCCCGATTTGGAACGGTACAGATATAATGTATTGAATATGGCCTGTTTTTATATCCATACTGGCTAAGCCATTGGGGCCTGCACCCATATTACGCGGACCAAAAGAGCCTTCTATTTTGGTACCGGCGGCTAAATGTTTACCCGCTTCGGTTTTACCTACATGAAAGTATACTCTATCTTCATCTGCATCCAATGCCATATCGCCGCCGGCACCCATTTCGGCAGGGATGGTGCCACATATGCGCTGATAAACGTTGGCAGGCTGCATTTTGCCCTGTTTGCTGTCAGTAAGTACTTTATTTAAATCAACCTCTATTATTTGTAATGCATTGCTGCCTTTGGGCGCATCGGCAGCTCCGGCATTACGCATTAAATATAGTTTCATGCTTTTACGCGCCAGATTAAGCATGCCGGTATAGCCTCCTTCGGTAAGTTGCACTATATCGCCCGACTTTTCGTTTACCGCCAAAGCCTCATTTTTGGCGCGGTTGGATCTAAATACCAACCACTGGTTATCAGCCGTCCACTGCGGATGCGTTTGATATATTTTACTGTCGCCTGCCGGTGTGCTGGTTAAAAAAGTAAGAACTGTACCTGTTACCGGGTCTTTAACTATCTTTCGTTCAGACGGGAAACGTTTGCCTATCTGTGCCTGAGCAGACATTGCAGCACAGGCTGCTATCCAAAGCAAATGGTATTTTAATTTCATAATTTATTTGCAGACACTGATAAACACTTTATCAAATAAAATGCAGGTGCCATAAAGGTGTTAATGAGTAATAATTGGTATAACTAAGCTACAATTAAAATATCCTCGATGTTATATATACAGGATGGAGCAGGTAGCTTATGCATTAAATTATGAATCTATTTGATTTTAAATATCAATTGTTTAAAATTGCGTAATTAACTACGTAAATAGCTATGGATATATATAACAAAATGGGAAAGATGGCTTTGGGAAGTCGTTTGAGGAGGTTAAGTGAAACATTGACCGAGCAGGCAGGCCAGGTTTATCAGCTTTATAATATTGATATGCAACCTAAATGGTTCCCGGTTTTTTATGCTTTGTCTACTGGAGAAACAAAGTCTATCGTGCAGCTTGCCCGCGAAATAGGGCAGTCACATCCATCGGTAAGCATTTTGGTTAAAGAGATGTTAAAAGCTGGCTTGATACAAAACAGCAGTAATAGTAATGACGGGCGTAAAAGCAACGTGCAATTATCTGACTGGGGGGTGAAAATTAATGAGCGTATACAGGTGCAATATGCTGATGTTAATGCCGCCGTGGAGAAAGCCATTGGAGAAACACAGCACGATATATGGCGGGCTATTGAAGAATGGGAGTTTTTATTAGAGCAAAAAGATTTATTAAAGCGTGTGGAACAAGAAAAAAAGTTACGGGAAAGCCGCGATGTGGAGATTGTAGATTATCAGCCGAAATATAAACAGGCTTTTAAGGATTTAAATGAAGAATGGATTACCACTCATTTTAAAATGGAAGAATCAGATTACAAGGCATTGGATCATCCCGAAGAATATATTTTAAATAAGGGTGGTTATATTTTGATGGCCTTGTATCATGATGAACCGGTGGGTACATGTGCCCTTATTAAAATGGAAAATCATACTTTTGAGTTAGCTAAAATGGCCGTATCACCAAAAGCTAAAGGTAAGGGCATTGGGTTGCTTTTAGGCAACGCTGCTATTAACACAGCACGGCAAGCAGGAGCCAAACAGTTGTACTTAGAAAGTAACACTGTATTAAAGCCGGCCATTAACCTCTACCATAAATTAGGCTTTACCAAAATAATAGGTGTTCCATCACCTTACGAACGTTGCAACATTCAAATGAGCTTAAAATTATAGGGTTTAAGTCGATAATTAAGCTTACTACAAGTACAGATTATTGCAGACAACTAAGTTATAGTAAAATACGATAAGTTTTAGCTGTAAACGGCTGTAGTAAAACAAATTGAAACTATTTAGGCTTCTTACATAAATTTGAAGATGCCCAAATGGTTAAAAGTGCTGCTCAAAGTAGTAGCCGCTATATTTCTGTTATTTATTCTGCTTTCGGTAGGTTTATTTATATACGTTAACACTCATAAAGAAAAGGTGCTGACGCTGATAACGGGTACCCTAAATAAAAACCTGGATGGCAAGCTGGCTATTGGCGATATGGAAACTACATTTTTTAAGGGCTTTCCAGGTATATCCGTATCTCTTAAAAACGTATCCATTCGCGATAAGCGCTGGAATGAGCATCGTCATACGCTGCTGGATGCTAAAGATTTTGATGTATCCATAAATACAGCTGCGTTATTGCGTGGTGCTATACGCATTAGTAATATTGAAATAAGTAATGCTGTTATTGATTTATATAAAGACAGCACAGGGTACAGTAATACCTCGGTATTTAAAAAGAAGAATAAACAGCCTGAAAATAAAAGTGAAGAGAAAGATGATGGCGGCAGTTCTGCCGAGTTTGGTCAGTTTTCGTTGAGTAAGGTAAGCTTTGCTGTCAATAATC harbors:
- a CDS encoding serine hydrolase, yielding MKKSKYGWFTVVISGFILLSTACAQQPPLLTLPAGPAYVTEEALTEQSTVLLNNEQNLVPLQDLDKSTVASVRFTNAYAPVFDSLLNKYTHVQTFNGLTYKSIDKLTDDLKLYNTIVLQLTDIDLNNTQLINFITMNDKLKKLVVVYWGSGIALSKLDAVTTPVIWCSRISAVAAAYAAQAVFGGVAITHKLQKGVSSKYTLGSGFLTAKTRLQYTVPEAAGIKADNLSAIDIIAREAVNDQATPGFVVLVAKDGKVIFNKAYGYHTYDKTQPDKITDIFDIASVTKISATTMEVMKLVEQNKLNLDSTVGSYVALARNTNKNNIKVRDLMLHQAGLIPYIPFYERIKVGDHSSDSSAAYPTKVADGYYMRKDYFKDVMWPQMLNSPLRARGVYVYSDLSMYFMKEVVETVTATPLNTYVQDNFYNPLGMQTAGFLPRNRFSKDQIIPTENDTYFRHTLLTGYVHDQGAAMVGGVSGHAGLFASANDLGILFQMMLNKGTYGGIQYFKPETVQEFTAKQSAVSRRGLGFDRWDPVLSKHYPSALASPQTYGHTGYTGTCIWVDPQYNLVYIFLSNRVYPKDSQLLVSRRIRPRIQDVVYEAIAKGLQP
- the mutL gene encoding DNA mismatch repair endonuclease MutL, which translates into the protein MSDIIQLLPDAVANQIAAGEVVQRPASAVKELVENAIDSGADKIQLILKDAGKALIQVIDNGCGMSITDARMCFERHATSKIRKADDLFAIRTMGFRGEAMASIAAIAQVEMKTRRHEDELGTCICIEGSEVISQDACATSGGTSISVKNLFYNTPARRNFLKSNPVELRHIIDEFQRVALAHPQIFFTMHHEGQEVYHLPAAQLKQRIMHLFGNSYNQRLVPVEEDTTIIKLRGFVGKPEFAKRTRGEQFFFVNNRFIRDNYLNHAVMTAFEELLPEDTYPLYVLFIDIDPSKIDINVHPTKTEIKYQDEKAIYAIIRSAVKRSLGRYNITPTLDFDQENSIEHLITHKPLEQITPPGITFNPNFNPFDTDEKKPVVRQSSSYQEFNNPYKAGIPQNWETLYEISKQEKEQHQTEILPDHSFEVNSEAVSKPSERQLFQIHNRYILSQIKSGFMLINQQAAHERILYERFLQQLQNHSGTSQQSLFPQTVTLNGSDFALLKELLPDIKALGFDIREFGKNTVVVDGIPADVNQGSEHQLLEHLLEGFKNNLAILKLDKRDTLARTLARNAATKAGTRLSLEEMNLLIDQLFACQMPNLALNGKPVISTFTLNELADRFEK
- a CDS encoding bifunctional helix-turn-helix transcriptional regulator/GNAT family N-acetyltransferase — translated: MDIYNKMGKMALGSRLRRLSETLTEQAGQVYQLYNIDMQPKWFPVFYALSTGETKSIVQLAREIGQSHPSVSILVKEMLKAGLIQNSSNSNDGRKSNVQLSDWGVKINERIQVQYADVNAAVEKAIGETQHDIWRAIEEWEFLLEQKDLLKRVEQEKKLRESRDVEIVDYQPKYKQAFKDLNEEWITTHFKMEESDYKALDHPEEYILNKGGYILMALYHDEPVGTCALIKMENHTFELAKMAVSPKAKGKGIGLLLGNAAINTARQAGAKQLYLESNTVLKPAINLYHKLGFTKIIGVPSPYERCNIQMSLKL
- the rplS gene encoding 50S ribosomal protein L19, whose protein sequence is MDLVKFVEEQSVEKKQVPEFKSGDTVTVHYKIREGNKERVQLYQGVVIQRNSAGSTETFTVRKVSNGIGVERIFPVNSPNIDKIEVNSRGKVRRAKLFYLRELTGKAARIKSKRV
- a CDS encoding VOC family protein, which gives rise to MQSLNIPQGHQQVMPYLIVKNAAGFFHFMQAVFGATEKMKVMRDEYTIIHAEMELGSSIIMFTDATNEFPVQTAGLFIYVDDCDAVYLKALGLQAKSIMPPANQDYGRSAGISDPYGNTWWVTSVK
- a CDS encoding amidohydrolase — translated: MRKIWPVLLLALFTACKQKEYNADLLIKNAVVYTVDSSFTKAQAFVVNAGKIVAVGKADSLEKIYTARETVDAQGKAVYPGFIDAHTHFYRYGLGLQEVNLENTKSWDEIIDSVQAYAGRSEEGWIIGRGWDQNDWAKKQFPDKAKLDSLFPVRPVVLNRVDGHAVIANQAALNIAGIKAGQKIEGGQIQTVNNKLTGILVDNAVDLVTHKIPQPNDAQVQAALLDAQRNCFAVGLTTVDDCGLDYPMINTINELQHKKALKMRMYVMLSDNEENIKYLFNRGAYKTPGLNVRSFKVYADGALGSRGACLLHDYSDQKGWKGFLLSSQKHFEEVAQRIASKGFQMCTHAIGDSANRVILKIYAGVLQGKNDRRWRIEHAQVIDTADFKYFGQNNVVPSVQPTHATSDMSWAGERLGAQRLKTSYAYKQLLQQNGWLPLGTDFPVENINPLYTFYAATERKDLKGFPANGFQMENALKRIEALRGMTIWAARANFEEKEKGSIEVGKYADFVILDQDLMKAKGANLPHIKVLKTYVNGEKVYEKK
- the bshA gene encoding N-acetyl-alpha-D-glucosaminyl L-malate synthase BshA codes for the protein MKIGIVCYPTFGGSGVVATELGKGLADRGHQVHFVTYNQPVRLDFFSENLFYHEVAVSKYPLFEYPPYELALASRLVDVVRFEKLDVLHVHYAIPHASAAFMAKQILATYGIHIPVITTLHGTDITLVGNDRTYKPVVTFSINQSDGVTSVSEHLKKDTYRYFEITKDIKVITNFIDLSRFNHTPKEHFKKAIAPEGEKILVHTSNFRRVKRTPDVIRIFAKVNERIPSKLLMVGDGQDRPECEQLARDLSVSHNVRFLGKQDAVEEIMSVSDLFLMPSQSESFGLAALEAMACRVPVISSNAGGLPELNVEGYTGFLRDVTDLDGMADQAVYILEDEDRLNTFKENALNHARKFDLATILPQYESFYMDVIAKSNLFNTID